The Alphaproteobacteria bacterium genomic sequence GGTCGAGAGGCCCGGGATGATTCACGCTATGCTTCGCGCCGCCGCCGCCTTCGAAAAACGCGAAGCGACCGACGGTGCGGCGAGCGCCCCGAAAAAGAAGATCGCTGCCAAGACAACGAAGAAAAAGACGAAGGCAGCCAAGGGGAAGCCCGCGGCGGTCAAGAGTCGCGCCCGGTCCGGTGGGGCCAAGCCCAAGAAAGCGGCGCGCCGCACCAAGTAATGATCCGGCGCGAGCAAAACCACGCGGCAGCGGGCGTTATGCCCGGTAGGCCGCTGCGGCTTGCGTCAATCGCTGTCGGCCTCGTCCTGTTGGGTCTCGCATTGACGGACCCTGCCGCTGCCCAAGGGCAAAGCGCCCAAACCGTCCAGCGCGCCGCCGTCCACCAAACGCCCGGCGGCGCGATTGTCGACGGCGTTCCAGGGGGGCGGTCAGTGCAGGTGCTGTCGCGTCAGGGCGCGTGGGCGGAGATCGCTTACGACAAGGGCGGGATCGCGTTGAAGGGGTGGGTTGAACTCGCGCGCCTCCACCTCGGTGCGGGTGCGGCGGCGCTGCCGCAGCACAAACCTGAGCCCACGCTGCCCAAGGGTTCCTACGTGACGATCATGACCACCAACTTGGACTGCAAGGAGAAGGCGTTCGGTGACGGTTTTGAATCGTGCGCCGTCCATGTTCAGGCCACGGTGTCGCTGGATGCGGTGCCGCCCGCACGTCCGACGGTGCGGCTGTCCTGCGGCGCGGAAATTACCACCCATAGCCAGTTCTCGCCTTACAGCAAGGTGCGCGAAATGACGAGCAAGACGTTCCCACTCAATCGTGTTTTTTCCTTGCATCAGATGACCATCGATTTTCGCTTCCCAGGGCCGGTCACCTCGGTCGACGGCGAAGAAGTCCGTTGTCTTTTGCAACCCCTGACATAGAAATTAGGCGCCGATGGACTTCACGCTGAGCGACGAACAAAGGGCGATCCAGGACGCGGTCGGCAGGATCTGCGCCGGCTTCGATGAAACCTATTGGCTAACGCGCGACCGCGAGGGTGGCTTTCCCGCCGACTTCGCGAAGGCCATGGCCGACGACGGGTGGCTCGGCATCGCCATGCCCCAGGCCTACGGCGGGGCCGGGCTCGGCATTACCGAGGCTGCGCTCATGATGCAGACCGTCGCGGGCGGCCCCGGCGCGTTCGGGGCGGCCTCGTCGATCCACCTGAACATCTTCGGCCTCAACCCGGTTGCGGTCTTCGGCACGGCGGAACAGTGCGCGCGCATGATGCCGCCCATCATTGGCGGCGAGCATCGCGCCTGTTTCGGCGTGACCGAACCCGACGCGGGCCTCGATACCGGCAGCATTAAAACCAAAGCGGTCCGTAATGGTGATATCTACATCGTGCAGGGCCGCAAGGTCTGGACCTCGACCGCGCAAGAAGCCGATCACATTCTGCTCCTAGCCCGCACTAGTCCGCGCACCGAGGGGGCGCGCGGTACCGACGGCCTCTCGTTGTTCTATACCGCGCTGGACCGCGACTACGTGACGGTGCGCGAAATCGACAAGATGGGCCGCAAAGCCGTCGATTCGAACGAGGTGTTTATCGACGGATTGCCGGTACCGGCCGCGGACCTGATCGGGAAGGAGGGCGACGGGTTCCGCTACCTGCTGCACGGCCTCAACCCCGAACGCATCTTAGTGGCCGCCGAGGCCATCGGGATCGGTCGGTATGCCATTCAGCGGGCCGCCAAGTATGCCGGCGAACGGGTCGTATTCGGTCGCCCGATCGGACAGAACCAAGCCATCCAACATCCGCTGGCCGAAAGCTGGGCCGAACTCGAGGCCGCCGACCTTCTCATGCTCAAGGCCGCCCAACTCTACGACGCCGGTAAACCCTGCGGCGCCGAAGCCAATGCGGCCAAGTACCTTGCCGCCGAGGTCGCCTACCGCGCCTGCGAGCGCGCGGTTCTCTCCCATGGCGGCTATGGTTATGCGAAGGAATTCGTCGTCGAGCGCCTCCTGCGGGAAGTGATGATCGCGCGCATCGCGCCGGTGAGCCAACAGCTCATCCTGTG encodes the following:
- a CDS encoding acyl-CoA dehydrogenase family protein — its product is MDFTLSDEQRAIQDAVGRICAGFDETYWLTRDREGGFPADFAKAMADDGWLGIAMPQAYGGAGLGITEAALMMQTVAGGPGAFGAASSIHLNIFGLNPVAVFGTAEQCARMMPPIIGGEHRACFGVTEPDAGLDTGSIKTKAVRNGDIYIVQGRKVWTSTAQEADHILLLARTSPRTEGARGTDGLSLFYTALDRDYVTVREIDKMGRKAVDSNEVFIDGLPVPAADLIGKEGDGFRYLLHGLNPERILVAAEAIGIGRYAIQRAAKYAGERVVFGRPIGQNQAIQHPLAESWAELEAADLLMLKAAQLYDAGKPCGAEANAAKYLAAEVAYRACERAVLSHGGYGYAKEFVVERLLREVMIARIAPVSQQLILCYIAERVLGLPKSY